The following are encoded in a window of Limibacter armeniacum genomic DNA:
- a CDS encoding leucine-rich repeat domain-containing protein, producing the protein MRTKGTFLLLIALLCSQQLLAQETISMDWWNGLSSQWKECFKNQLMWQEGDMTEAGLDSIQTLTAINCAGIDDFGDERFINSLEPLRPLSNLEEIDCSYTYVKDLEPIAGHSIKKLVLSYSKVKDLTPLVQSPTLKELYLSGTSINSLAPIKSLSDLTLIDLFENTAFTDWESINHFSKLEVLSLENTKIESLEAFSKLKKLKVLKFSFTKVADLSPIKKLKSMEQLHIQKTAVTDLSPIRKMKYLQYLNISENKIEDLSSLAKLNALTTLYLSNTGIENLGPLQGKEQLYELTFSGTPVEDISALKNLPKLSILIFTESKVKSLKPIEQLPSLTVLYFRDSNIDKQEIKSYQDSHPDIETDFF; encoded by the coding sequence ATGAGAACAAAAGGTACATTCTTACTACTGATAGCACTATTGTGCTCTCAACAACTTCTTGCACAGGAAACGATAAGCATGGACTGGTGGAACGGACTTTCTTCGCAATGGAAAGAATGTTTCAAAAACCAACTGATGTGGCAGGAAGGTGACATGACTGAAGCTGGTCTTGACTCTATACAAACACTTACAGCCATCAATTGCGCTGGCATTGATGATTTTGGAGACGAGCGATTTATCAACTCGCTAGAGCCGCTACGCCCTCTTTCCAATCTTGAAGAAATTGACTGTTCTTACACTTATGTAAAAGACTTGGAGCCAATTGCAGGTCATTCAATAAAAAAACTAGTGCTTTCATATAGCAAAGTGAAAGACCTGACCCCTCTTGTCCAATCTCCAACATTGAAAGAACTATACCTGTCAGGAACAAGTATCAATTCTTTGGCACCGATTAAGTCTCTTAGTGATTTGACTTTGATTGACCTATTTGAAAACACAGCATTTACTGATTGGGAATCAATTAATCATTTCTCCAAACTGGAAGTCTTATCGCTGGAAAACACTAAAATTGAATCTCTGGAAGCTTTCTCAAAACTAAAAAAGCTGAAGGTTCTAAAGTTTTCATTCACTAAGGTAGCAGACCTGAGCCCAATCAAGAAGCTAAAATCTATGGAACAGCTTCATATTCAGAAAACTGCTGTAACAGACCTTTCTCCAATTAGAAAGATGAAGTACCTTCAGTATTTAAATATCAGTGAGAATAAAATTGAAGATCTTTCTTCTTTGGCTAAACTCAATGCACTGACTACACTTTATCTTTCAAATACTGGAATTGAAAACCTTGGGCCACTCCAAGGAAAGGAACAACTTTATGAACTGACATTCTCAGGCACTCCTGTTGAAGACATTTCAGCTTTAAAGAATCTTCCAAAGCTTAGTATTCTGATTTTCACAGAGTCTAAAGTAAAATCACTGAAACCAATTGAGCAGCTTCCTTCCCTGACTGTTTTGTATTTCCGTGATTCAAACATCGATAAACAAGAAATCAAATCGTATCAGGACAGCCATCCTGATATCGAAACTGATTTTTTCTAG
- the purB gene encoding adenylosuccinate lyase — protein MLLNELTAVSPIDGRYRSKTAKLAEYYSEYALIRYRVWVEVEYFIALCELPLPQLEGFDKSLYLKLKDIYENFTEADAQKVKEFEKVTNHDVKSVEYFIKEKFDELGIGQYKEFIHFGLTSQDINNTSIPLSLKNGNVMTVFPMIEEVINKLNALAEEWKNIPMLALTHGQPASPTRLGKEIKVFVYRLQEQFKQLKEVPYAAKFGGATGNFNAHKVAYPEQDWRAFGNHFVEGILNLKRSQYTTQIENYDNLAAMFDAYKRINTILIDMSRDIWQYVSMKYFKQKINKNEVGSSAMPHKVNPIDFENAEGNLGIANAIFEHLSAKLPISRLQRDLTDSTVLRNVGVPVGHTVIALQSLMKGLNKLQLDESQVRQDLEDNWAVTAEAIQTVLRRENYPKPYEALKALTRTNEAITEQSIKAFIETLDVSEEIKEELRQITPYNYTGI, from the coding sequence ATGTTGTTGAATGAACTGACAGCCGTATCGCCCATTGATGGCCGATACAGAAGCAAAACCGCCAAACTGGCTGAATACTACTCTGAATATGCTCTGATCCGCTACAGGGTTTGGGTAGAAGTTGAATACTTTATTGCATTGTGTGAGCTGCCGCTTCCACAATTGGAAGGATTTGACAAATCTCTCTACTTGAAACTGAAGGACATTTACGAAAACTTTACTGAAGCTGACGCTCAGAAAGTGAAGGAATTTGAAAAAGTAACCAACCACGATGTAAAATCTGTGGAATACTTTATCAAAGAAAAATTTGATGAGTTGGGTATCGGACAGTACAAAGAATTCATTCACTTCGGTCTGACTTCTCAGGACATCAATAACACTTCTATCCCTCTTTCATTGAAAAACGGTAACGTGATGACCGTATTCCCAATGATTGAAGAAGTAATCAACAAACTGAATGCGCTTGCTGAAGAATGGAAAAACATTCCAATGCTGGCACTGACTCACGGACAACCTGCCTCTCCTACTCGCCTTGGCAAAGAAATCAAAGTATTTGTTTACCGCTTGCAAGAGCAATTCAAGCAATTGAAAGAAGTTCCTTACGCGGCTAAGTTCGGCGGTGCTACAGGTAACTTCAACGCTCACAAAGTAGCATACCCTGAGCAAGACTGGAGAGCATTCGGTAACCATTTTGTGGAAGGTATCCTGAACCTAAAACGTTCACAATATACTACACAGATTGAGAACTACGACAACCTTGCTGCCATGTTTGATGCATACAAGCGCATCAATACAATCCTGATCGATATGTCAAGAGATATTTGGCAGTATGTATCTATGAAATATTTCAAGCAGAAGATCAACAAGAACGAAGTTGGTTCATCTGCCATGCCACACAAAGTCAATCCAATTGATTTTGAGAATGCAGAAGGGAACTTGGGTATTGCCAACGCGATCTTTGAGCACCTATCAGCTAAACTGCCTATTTCAAGGCTTCAGAGAGACCTTACAGACTCTACTGTACTAAGAAACGTAGGCGTACCTGTAGGCCACACAGTGATTGCCCTTCAGTCACTTATGAAAGGCTTGAATAAGCTTCAACTGGACGAGTCACAAGTAAGACAAGACCTGGAAGATAACTGGGCAGTAACTGCTGAAGCTATTCAGACGGTACTTAGAAGAGAAAACTATCCTAAGCCTTATGAAGCACTGAAAGCGCTTACTCGTACAAACGAAGCAATCACAGAGCAGTCTATTAAAGCTTTTATTGAGACGCTTGATGTTTCGGAAGAAATAAAAGAAGAATTGCGTCAGATTACTCCTTACAACTACACAGGTATCTGA
- a CDS encoding alpha/beta hydrolase family protein: MKTSIRFWLVLLLFMPFIQSCSDSESDPDPQPVVENKYLVNFEESTALSLSLAQSLAIQAGYGEFVDLAKYSVKVYVVNYKTTYKGKEITASGLVTVPETDDEVPLAFVHRGTIFNNADAPSKNPLSAYAILGTMGYIAMAPDLIGFGTSKDILHPYYNYEYTAKASTDMMMAVEEMMRELEVNYTKQLYITGYSQGGYSTVATMKWIETHPEDFDIEIARVAAGAGGFNIKGVMQDVLQEETYSSPAYLAFVVQSYNETLWGGNNTSQYFNTPYDAQISTLLNGTSGQSDVNAALPKVVNELFTESFLTELAVGAESEFVTALQDNSIDDWAPKAPLKIYHCKADEILPWENSEQTVLKMQANGATDVSFEVTEGDSHATGGKFMLISAVYWLQGLEEANY; this comes from the coding sequence ATGAAAACATCAATCCGCTTCTGGCTTGTACTGTTATTGTTCATGCCATTTATTCAGTCATGTTCCGATAGTGAAAGTGATCCTGATCCACAACCAGTTGTTGAAAATAAATATCTGGTAAACTTCGAAGAAAGTACTGCCTTATCTTTGTCCTTAGCACAATCGCTTGCTATTCAGGCAGGATACGGTGAGTTTGTCGATTTAGCTAAATACTCTGTGAAAGTATATGTGGTAAATTATAAAACCACTTATAAAGGAAAAGAAATTACAGCATCTGGACTGGTAACAGTACCTGAAACAGATGATGAAGTTCCATTGGCTTTTGTACACAGAGGTACAATTTTTAATAATGCAGATGCTCCAAGTAAAAATCCACTTTCAGCTTATGCTATTCTAGGTACAATGGGCTATATCGCTATGGCACCAGATTTGATCGGATTCGGAACCTCAAAAGATATTCTGCATCCATATTACAATTACGAATATACAGCAAAAGCTTCTACAGATATGATGATGGCTGTAGAAGAGATGATGAGAGAATTGGAAGTGAATTATACAAAACAGCTATATATCACAGGTTACTCTCAAGGTGGATATTCGACAGTTGCTACAATGAAATGGATTGAAACACATCCTGAAGATTTTGATATTGAGATCGCTAGGGTAGCAGCAGGTGCCGGAGGTTTTAATATTAAAGGAGTTATGCAAGATGTATTGCAGGAAGAAACGTATTCTTCTCCTGCTTATTTGGCATTTGTGGTACAGTCATATAATGAAACTCTTTGGGGAGGAAATAATACGAGCCAATACTTTAATACACCTTACGATGCGCAGATCTCTACACTGTTGAATGGTACTAGTGGGCAGTCTGATGTGAATGCAGCTTTACCAAAAGTAGTCAATGAGTTATTTACAGAATCATTTCTTACTGAGTTGGCTGTGGGAGCAGAGTCGGAATTTGTTACTGCTTTACAAGATAATAGTATTGACGATTGGGCCCCTAAGGCACCTTTAAAAATATACCATTGTAAAGCAGATGAGATCTTACCTTGGGAAAACTCAGAACAGACAGTTTTGAAGATGCAGGCAAATGGAGCAACGGATGTAAGCTTTGAGGTAACGGAGGGTGATTCTCATGCTACTGGAGGGAAATTTATGCTAATCAGTGCTGTATATTGGTTACAAGGTTTAGAAGAAGCAAATTATTAA
- the recD2 gene encoding SF1B family DNA helicase RecD2 codes for MEKLVGIIQRVTFHSEETGWSVLRVNPVGRPNEQVTVTVHQAKVFAGATMEFEGDWVTHPKYGEQFKAHKQLERKPASASALEKYLGSGLIFGVGPKTAKKIVKYFGQDTLHIFESEIERLTEVSGIAHAKLDQIKEAWQEHRKIRDVMMFLQQYGISTLFAVKIYQQYGDEAIQVVSDNPYRLSKDIYGIGFFSADKVALSMGFAKDSVERVSAAIKHVLAASREEGHCYLTLEQIIENVNSLLKDDFTIQIAELLIKLEKDNELRTRLDNADDTEVKCYYSKSLYYDEEIVGVKVKEMVSRKVIADENRIRNWLQRFNTQQEFPLSDEQYESVVGVVQQAFSILTGGPGCGKTTTTKTIVKLLLAMGKEVLLAAPTGRAAQRMGEVIGREAKTIHRLLEWNPSKGAFTKDEENTLHADFIIVDECSMLDISLTASLLKAIPAKAQVLMIGDVDQLPSVGAGNVLKDLIDSGTVPCYALTKVFRQAQESLIISYAHAINKGVTPKVESPIHQPTVWEDKIDCLFIDAEEASAEQTKFIRKVSKVMKETADSGATAILQEAPGAYKTVDAERDYYLEEISEKELSEIKALGARAYTFTIPKHFVEADIQALIRSKHEAAALKTLLGKIHPWSSLHYGFTASDMMLHLYDQSIPSKLGTDKEIQILSPMTRGSLGTKNLNIQIQATHNPPSEGKRQLQIGDRIFREGDRVIQRRNNYDLEVFNGDIGKVIGVDTQDMSVLVEFGKGDEHRHVMYQKDSLIELDLAYAITIHKSQGSEFDVVVIPIVTQHFTMLYRNLIYTGLTRAKKMAIFVGTRKALSLAVRNIDNRKRQTFLKNLLSK; via the coding sequence ATGGAGAAGTTGGTAGGTATTATTCAGCGTGTCACGTTTCATAGTGAAGAGACAGGCTGGTCAGTTTTGAGGGTAAACCCTGTAGGGCGTCCAAATGAACAGGTAACTGTAACTGTGCATCAGGCAAAGGTCTTTGCAGGTGCTACAATGGAATTTGAGGGGGATTGGGTTACCCATCCGAAATATGGTGAGCAGTTTAAGGCTCATAAGCAACTTGAACGAAAGCCCGCTTCTGCTTCAGCGTTGGAAAAGTATTTAGGGTCAGGTTTGATATTTGGGGTAGGGCCTAAAACAGCTAAGAAAATCGTCAAATACTTTGGGCAAGATACACTTCATATTTTTGAGAGTGAGATTGAACGACTGACAGAGGTAAGTGGTATTGCACACGCCAAACTGGATCAGATAAAAGAAGCTTGGCAGGAACACCGCAAGATTAGGGATGTAATGATGTTCTTGCAGCAGTACGGTATCAGTACCTTGTTTGCGGTTAAGATATATCAGCAGTATGGGGATGAAGCCATTCAAGTTGTTTCTGACAATCCTTACAGGTTGTCAAAAGATATTTATGGGATAGGCTTTTTTTCCGCAGACAAGGTGGCTTTGAGTATGGGGTTCGCCAAAGATAGTGTAGAGCGGGTTTCCGCTGCTATAAAGCATGTATTGGCTGCAAGTCGTGAAGAGGGGCATTGCTATCTGACATTGGAACAAATTATCGAAAACGTAAATAGCTTGCTCAAAGATGATTTCACCATTCAGATTGCAGAGTTACTGATCAAACTTGAAAAGGACAATGAATTGCGGACTCGTTTGGATAACGCTGATGATACTGAGGTCAAGTGCTATTACTCCAAGTCACTTTATTATGATGAGGAAATAGTAGGAGTGAAAGTAAAGGAAATGGTAAGCCGAAAGGTCATTGCAGATGAGAATAGAATACGCAATTGGCTTCAACGCTTTAATACACAACAGGAATTCCCTTTAAGTGATGAGCAGTATGAAAGTGTTGTAGGAGTAGTACAACAGGCTTTTTCAATTTTGACCGGTGGGCCAGGCTGTGGCAAGACTACAACTACGAAGACGATTGTCAAGTTATTGTTGGCAATGGGTAAAGAGGTGCTTTTGGCAGCTCCAACAGGTAGAGCAGCTCAAAGGATGGGAGAAGTGATTGGACGTGAAGCTAAAACGATACATCGTTTACTGGAATGGAACCCATCAAAAGGCGCATTTACCAAGGACGAGGAAAATACACTCCATGCAGATTTCATCATAGTGGACGAGTGTTCTATGCTGGATATTTCATTGACAGCATCACTGTTGAAGGCGATACCTGCGAAAGCTCAGGTCTTAATGATAGGAGATGTAGATCAGTTACCTTCAGTTGGAGCAGGGAATGTGTTGAAAGACCTTATTGATAGTGGTACAGTTCCATGTTATGCACTGACTAAGGTGTTCAGGCAGGCACAGGAAAGTTTAATTATCTCGTATGCACATGCCATCAATAAAGGTGTGACACCCAAAGTGGAATCACCCATACATCAACCTACAGTTTGGGAAGATAAAATTGACTGTCTGTTTATAGACGCTGAGGAAGCTAGTGCAGAACAAACAAAGTTTATACGTAAGGTAAGCAAAGTGATGAAGGAGACTGCGGATTCTGGAGCTACTGCCATCTTACAAGAAGCTCCTGGCGCTTATAAAACAGTAGACGCTGAACGAGATTATTACCTTGAAGAAATTTCAGAAAAGGAACTTTCGGAAATAAAGGCTTTGGGGGCGAGGGCATACACTTTTACAATTCCTAAACACTTTGTCGAGGCAGATATCCAAGCACTTATCCGTTCAAAGCATGAAGCTGCGGCACTAAAAACTTTATTGGGTAAGATCCACCCATGGTCGTCTTTACATTATGGCTTTACAGCCTCTGATATGATGTTGCATTTATACGACCAGTCAATTCCTTCAAAATTGGGAACAGATAAGGAAATTCAAATTCTATCTCCCATGACAAGAGGTAGTTTGGGTACCAAGAACTTGAATATACAGATTCAGGCCACTCACAATCCACCAAGCGAAGGAAAAAGGCAATTACAAATTGGTGATAGAATCTTCAGGGAAGGTGATAGAGTCATTCAGCGAAGGAACAATTATGACTTGGAAGTGTTTAACGGTGACATCGGAAAAGTAATTGGCGTAGATACGCAGGATATGTCGGTTTTGGTAGAATTTGGAAAAGGAGATGAACACCGTCATGTGATGTATCAGAAAGATAGCCTAATAGAACTGGATTTGGCGTATGCCATTACTATTCATAAGTCACAGGGCAGTGAGTTTGATGTAGTAGTGATTCCAATCGTTACACAGCACTTTACCATGCTTTACCGTAACCTGATTTATACGGGCTTGACGAGGGCTAAAAAGATGGCAATTTTTGTAGGTACTCGGAAAGCACTCTCCTTGGCTGTCAGGAATATCGATAATAGAAAAAGACAAACTTTCTTGAAGAATTTACTATCAAAATAA
- a CDS encoding sterol desaturase family protein has protein sequence MEEILDRMTRVTTMLFSRYLVISGVAFLVWYVIFKKKWSFKKIQMAFPKRKDYQRELLYSVLTVLVFAIIAAISMSPWVKPYSMLYKDLEAYPMWYYILSFPLVILIHDTYFYWTHRFMHHPRVFKWVHLVHHRSTNPSPWAAYAFHPLESVLEGMAFFVIFFTVPVHISVMLVFLLFNFLHNVYGHLGYELMPKALNNTKIGRLVNTSVYHNLHHKYCKGNYGLYFTFWDKWMGTYHEKNLGTFDEVKLRVKQ, from the coding sequence ATGGAAGAAATACTGGATCGAATGACAAGAGTAACTACCATGCTGTTTTCACGTTATCTGGTGATTTCAGGTGTGGCATTTCTGGTTTGGTATGTGATTTTCAAAAAGAAATGGAGCTTCAAGAAGATTCAAATGGCTTTTCCAAAAAGGAAAGACTATCAGCGTGAGTTGCTTTATTCTGTACTGACAGTACTGGTTTTTGCCATAATCGCAGCCATAAGTATGAGTCCGTGGGTAAAGCCTTATTCTATGCTTTATAAGGATTTGGAAGCTTATCCAATGTGGTATTATATACTTTCTTTCCCATTGGTAATCTTGATACACGACACCTATTTTTATTGGACTCACAGGTTTATGCATCACCCTCGGGTTTTTAAATGGGTTCATTTGGTGCATCACAGGTCAACCAATCCATCTCCTTGGGCTGCATATGCATTTCACCCACTCGAAAGTGTCTTGGAGGGAATGGCATTTTTTGTTATTTTTTTTACAGTTCCAGTCCATATATCGGTGATGTTAGTCTTTCTTTTATTTAACTTCCTTCATAATGTTTATGGACATTTAGGGTACGAACTGATGCCAAAAGCACTGAACAATACCAAAATCGGAAGGTTGGTCAATACTTCGGTTTACCATAACCTGCATCATAAATATTGTAAGGGCAACTATGGTTTGTACTTCACTTTTTGGGATAAATGGATGGGAACATACCACGAAAAAAACCTTGGAACGTTTGATGAAGTAAAGCTTAGAGTGAAACAGTAA
- a CDS encoding PaaI family thioesterase, whose translation MTQERLNFLRNQIGKDFFEGPSQLGNWMQGKLQKVEQGEIAMEYVVKKEMTNPVGMLHGGIICAMLDEAIGLTSYTLDITHFYPTVNLNVDYLSSVKEGDKVVVSTKVIRQGRHVIHIEGKLFSDEGKLLAKASSNLIKSHIEIK comes from the coding sequence ATGACACAAGAGAGATTGAACTTTCTTCGCAACCAAATCGGAAAAGATTTTTTTGAAGGCCCATCTCAGCTGGGAAACTGGATGCAAGGTAAATTGCAAAAGGTTGAGCAAGGTGAGATCGCTATGGAATATGTTGTAAAAAAAGAGATGACTAACCCTGTTGGCATGCTGCATGGAGGCATTATCTGTGCTATGCTGGATGAGGCTATCGGTCTGACTTCATATACTTTGGACATTACACACTTTTATCCAACTGTTAACTTAAATGTAGACTACCTATCTTCTGTAAAAGAAGGAGATAAAGTTGTTGTAAGTACAAAAGTTATCCGTCAGGGTAGACATGTCATACATATCGAAGGGAAACTTTTCAGCGATGAGGGTAAGCTTCTAGCCAAAGCCAGCAGCAACCTTATTAAAAGCCATATTGAGATCAAATAA